The Lycium barbarum isolate Lr01 chromosome 4, ASM1917538v2, whole genome shotgun sequence nucleotide sequence CCTGTCCTTCAGTGAGAAGTGATTCACAAATCTGAAAGAAGACACAAAAGGATCATAATAACAGAAATATTTCTTTGTCATTCTAACTTACTTGCTGCCGCTTTTGTTGTTCCTTGTTTTGACACTATTAATGAAACATTATTAATAATAGCCGTAACTTATCTTAAAATGGATTTGCTGAAAGGAAGTTTTTGTCTATGGAGCCAAGCTAATACAAAGTTAATAAGCTGTTTGTCAGACTCGCCAGTCTTGCCTAGTCATGTCAAGAAAACTTTGGTTACTGTGCTATCTATAGTAAATTTAATTCCACACGCAAATTTTAAGCATTTTATTGGTTTAACCATGTTTTAGTTTGTAGGTATAAATTAGGCAATGCAAGTGATTGCTCTTTGTACGCTTCTCCTCTGTATAAGAGCTGTACTTAGCTTTATTCTGCTACTAGCAGAATATAACTGATATGAGTTTGGACGAATGTTGTGTTTAGATCTCTAGTGAAGGAAAAGAAATAGGGTCATAGATTTAGAGTGACCTTAAAAGTAGGAATTATTTACTCTGTGGGAATGTAAAGGCCAAAATGTTGATCATATATAAAAAGTTCAACCTGCAAACTTGGATCAACAAGATTAAAGAAACCATCTTAAACATAAACCAACCTGCAGACAACCATTCAATTCTCTCAACATGACTACACACATTTCTGTCTCAAACTCCTGCATGAGATAACATATCAATTATCACTTTCTCATTATCCAAATGCACCGAACATAAGCGTTCTCCCGACCAAAAAAGGAATAAAAATAAACAACAGAGGTATTGATGTTATGAACAACCTTATGCAAAGCTTCAACCAAAGCCAGTATTATATGGTTTGACAACTTCGTGAAATACGACTCACTTTCCTCTTGAGCAACCCCTTTCTCAACAGCCAGTTTAGCAGAACACAACAGGAAGTGTAGGCCTTAAACAGCAAAAAATATTAAATTGCATCAACAACTGGAAAAGAATACATGAAATCATGACAATTCTCACCTTCAACAGCAGATTCCCTGACAAGTCTGTGGGTATAGAATTTCTGAAGCGGAACAAGGATTGAAACAGCCTGTTTCATACATTAAGTTTCATACATTAAGCCTTTGGTATCGCTTGTTTAATTTGACTTCTCTCGAAAGCACATAGAAAAAGAAAACACGCAGGTGATCATTCACGCCAACCTGGGAAATCCATGGGTAAAAGTTTTCCTTCAATGTTTCAGCATACCAACATAGCAATCTACAGGCTTTAGCTTTCATCTCTAGTGTCTCTTTACTGCAAGATTTGAAGCTTAAGTAAGATTTATTGTACTAGAAATCAATCATATCCAATAGAAGTAATTATTTAATTAACTACACATCTTAAGAAACAAATACAGAGTTTTTGAGTAAGGCAGAAACAAGTGCTCCTAAAGATGTGGTGACTGCACATCTGTAGAAGAATTTGATTATATTTAATGAATGAGAAAACAAAACAGAGTATATTCAAAGAGAAGATTAAATGAAAAATAGTGACACATAGGCTTTTGCTAATCTATTTTCAAATGTAACAATTAATTCCTCGTTATGAACAATACTCTACAtctttttatattacttgttgaCCGCGTGCGCTTGTGTTTCTGTTGGAGACgaatatatatatcaaattaCAGTACCAAAACTGAAATTCTTGGTACCACAATTTCAGTAAAACAGTAGTTGGTATTGCATTTTTAAAAAGTTGGGTATCCTATAGAGTATTCGGTATAATAAACAAATACCAAAAtattttattacatatataatcaatattattatattattttatagaTAATAACAATTTTTTAATCTATATATAAGCTAATCAAAGGACTAAAATCCTAAGTTTAATAGATTAGAGAATATTAAAGACTTatgatatataattatatattcaTTTAGAACtaataaatatttataaattaagcTAATAAAACAGTACTAGTACAAATTATATCTCATTTAGTGCcattttgaaaatttctgcagcATTTGTTTCAGACATCCAACTTAATCTTGCGTATTTCATTTTTCTATCGTTGTATTTGACCAGTGGTTCGAAGTACATGTTTTTAGCTACATTCTGCCacatattttgttattttttcttgTGTTTAAGTTAATTTCTTTCACTTTATCTGCAATCCTCACCTTTTGAACTAGCTTTTAGAGTTAAGTTAGGCCGAAGGTCCATTTTCTTATCATAGCTCAACACCTATAGCATGTGTAACCCGATTTTGGATTTCAACCTTGGACTTTAACACAGATAGACATTCGTGAAAATGGACTAGTCAAAAGTTGGCTCTGATAGTATTTGGAAGAATTTGAGCATCCAAATGAAAACCTTAAATTACAATATTTATAAAAGACTTTGGATGCCTTTTATACCCAATGTAGGTCAACTATATAACtgaataaaagaagaagaaattcaaATAAACTTCACAAATTACTGAAAAAGTCAAACCACAATGATAAAAGCTTACCTATTAGCATCTACTTTATAGTTTTCATTGTACTGCTCCATAGAGATGGTATTAAGTTGAGCACATTGAAGTAAGAAGGGCATGACTACATTCATATAGGGAAGAAAATCCTTTCCCATGCACTCGCAAATTCTACAACATGCCTGAgatgaaataaagaaaataaagagaGGCCCATATAGAAAGCAATTATGATCTTAAAATCAAGTGATTAACACATACATGTAGCAGGTATTTGGTAGTAGTAGGATCATCCACCTTCGCTTGTAATGACATAAGCATTTCCATAACCTTTAATGAGAACAACAACGAAAAAAAGGGGCAGATAAATGAAAAGTAAGCTCACACCAGTGAAAGAAAATGGCAAGAGAAGCGAAAAGGAAGGAAACCAAAATGGAATTGGTATGAGGAAAGATATCCCTGTCATTATCTTGCTGCAAAATATGGTTTGAGTATGGGAAACCTATTTTGTAATAAAACAAAACCAAGCCATGTTTACAGAACTAAAGATGTACTGGAACCACCGGGCATAACTATTATTAGAAGACCTGCTTTTCGTCATCTCTAAATTTCTCTTTGCCAACAGCCATCACAACACAGCTTATGCACTCCATTGCACATGAAAGAACAATGAGATTAGATTGAAAATCTGCGTTTCTCAGGAGAGTTTTCAAGTGTGGCATAACAGCATCATAGCAGGTTCGGAAGTGCCCCTGTTGGCGTATAATATATTAGCCTTCATGATTTCATAATATAGGTACAAATATAATTGACTTTAAGAAAATGCACCAGTTAATACCTCAACAGATCCAGATATAAAAGCCAATGCTTTTAATGCTTCTTGTTGGACAATTTGTTTACCATTCTGCATTTCAACAaacaaaaaagcaaaaaaaaaacaaaaaaaaaacaaaaaaaaaattagtctcTTGCACACTTGTCAGTAGTGAAATACCTCTTTAATTTGGTGGCCTCTATATTTGCACACCTTTAGATGTACAAGCAGTTTGTTAACTAATCCATCTAGACGATGTATCAAAGTTTCTGGCTTGCCGGGCACTCGGAAGTGGCAGAGAGCTGCTGCGGCATGTGCCTATGAAAATGCCAAAGAGTAAAAGAAGAAATTAGTTGGCATCAGCAACTGAATGGAGAAGTAGGCTTATGAATTTTTTTCCAAACTTTAAGGGTACAGTTTAGATACCTCCCTGACGTTTAGTAATAAGTAGTTCCTCTATAATCTCATATGTTATAATCGTTCTACGTTCTAGTAAGTCAGCAAGAGAGCTCTTATTGCAACCAAAACAAAGTCATTAAATAAATTCTTCCAAAAGCACACTGCTgaagccaataagtaaatagaattATAACATAATTGCACATAATTCTAGAAGGGATGTTACAGAACACACCCTTAATGGCCTCATGTTGCAGAAAAGCAAAACTGAGTGTTGAGAACCAATTGGCACCAAGCGTTATGACTAAGCAAATGAAGCCACAAGGCTTACCGGAGTATCTCAAAGATCACATCAATATGAAGCATAATGCAATAAGTTGAGTGACAAGATAGAGAGCTAACTCCCCAGGTAGCAATGCTTAGGTTAATGTGGTTTTGTGTTAAGCCCAAAAATCTTAGGAATCAGATATACTAGAATATACAGAGAAAACTAATCGATTATTATTCTCTTTGTCGATAAAAGAacaattttaaaataataataaaaaagaatAAACTGGTATTCCATTAAAGATATTCAATTGTATCGTATAACAAACCCCTTGTAAAGGCACATTTAAAATAAAAACTGTTGCTGGTTGTTTCATGTATCAATGATAATCTGATCTTGTTTTAGCTTGCAATTGTTTTTTTGGGAAACATGCAGCATCCATAGACGGTAGATATCACATAGAACAAACCTGCACTCGTGGATGAAAATCATCCATTGCTGCAGCTAATGCAAGAAGTACTTGGTTATGGTATTTTTCTTGCAAATGTGGGGAGAAGTCAACCAACAACCGGCAAACTGCATAGCAAGCTGCACATTTAACTCGAGGATGAGGATCTTGGAAACAATTGAGAACCATAGCCATCACCTGGTCCAagttcttaatcatcacctatAAGAGGAAAGAAGCCATTAATTCAAGGTAATAATCACCTGAAGCAATGAACACAGTGTCATTTAAGCAGTTTGCTAGCAAATGCGCCTCTTAAATGCTACGAGTTGAAATAATATGCGTTTTAACCAAACCATAGCCCAAATTAATCCGCTAGTAAGACAATTGTTGTACCTTTGAGCAACCTTCAGCAATCTGACCAAGTGCAATGAGAGCTGCATGGCGCTTCTCCCATTCTGGCGCAGCCGAGTAAGCAGACAGTTGCTCTATGGCAACATGAGCAATAGACTTACCTCCTAATGCAAGAGAAAACCGGTCTAAACACTTCTTACCCTTAGAGTAGTAACTTGTTGCTCCTGTATCATCAGACGCGTCAAGAGCACTATGCCAAGCAGGGTCATCCTTAATATATAGTAATAACTTCAATAACATAGCGAAACATCTGCTAATAAACAAGGGCACCCTCTTAATCATGCCTGGGGCCCTATTCTTCGCCTCAACCAAAGTCATCAAGAACTCAACTGCCAAGTTCGTTGTCTCCTCTTTCAAACCCTTGTCCTCTGCTATATCGAACATGGTGGCTACAACATCCACTAGCTGCCTTCTGAAGAACCTAGGCTCATTCTTGGCCAACTCTATAAAAAGTGCCAGGGGTTGCTCGTCTGCAACCTGATCCTCCTCGCCTTTGCTCAGATATGCATCAGTCAACGTCTTCATCATCCCTGGCAACAAATCCTCAAAGCGCTCCTTTTCATTTGAACTTGACATACGCTGAATGAATCTGATCACAGCCTTCATGGCTACGATCCTCACATTTAGATCAACGGTATCATCATTCAGTGTATTACGGAATAGTGAATGCAAAGTCTTTGCAGAAGGCAAGAATGGCAAAAGTTCAGGCCAGCTGTTGTCTGGGAGAAGTGAAGCAGCCAGCCTGTAAATGGTATAACGGTGCACTTTGCTGATGAATTGTGATTCTTCAAAATTGTTGATAGGATTAAGAAGAAAAGATTTGATGGCAGATTGAGTGGAGGTGCTTAGATTGCGCCAAGTGCATAAGTCATCATCAACCTTAAGCAACCTGGAAAGGAGGTAAGCCCACTTCTCAAGAGAATGCATGTCGTCATGGGAAGAGCTGAGAAAGCTAACACTTTTAAGAGCAAGGGCGTCGAGATCATTCTGCTTCATCATGTCCAACATGGACTCATCCTCCGATCGTTCCTCCATTAGATCGGAGAGAAAGGTTTCAAAGTCAGTGCCTGGAACCGCCTTCATCATCTCACTATCCATTACTGTACAGTAGTATTGAGAGAGATGACTATGGAGTTAACGAGAATGGCTTTCTCTTATGCTAACTGAAGATTGAAAGAAATCAGTTAGAAGGTCAAATTCTCTATGAACCTGGCCAAGCGCTCTCTGCTGGTTTAAATAGTGAAAATCACAAAGAGAGCAAATTCTTTTCAAAATGCAAGGCGTAAATTAATAAATTGATTAGAAAAAAGACTTCATCATggcctatgttgctcggactagGGTGTGGGGTCGGATACGGGtacggatctagaggtcggattcgtcatgatctaaattttaagattcgcgGGTAAGAATCCCAATACGGATACGGGTGCCGGGATTCgacaaaaaataatataaaattctaaaaatagagttataaaacctaaattatgagatattatgtggaaaacttgaggagaaaatattgatcaagaATACCGAAAagagataaaaggaaaaggagtgaCATATACAAATTgttccattttcttcaatttcatcaTAGCTTTTGTTTTGATTACATAAATCATTGAATCTGTCCGAAATTTCTCCCTCGATTTTGATCAAAGTACTCAAAATTGGTTGACTAGATTGAGTACGaatcccacacccacacccataTCGTGTCGACACGGGTGTGATACTGAAAGTGAAGATTCCAAGCAACATAGATCATGGCCGTCCAATGCAAATGGTTGGAAAAATAAGAATAAAATTAGTTGTTGCAAGTGAACTAAAATATAAGTATGTACTTCTAAAGTCTTGATTATGACAAACAATAATTCAGCAATAACAAATATTTTTTCTACACTCTTTTTGACTTGGTTAGACTCTTTGGAAACGTGTTAGTTAAAATGTTCAACTTTCTCCCAATTTTTTTTGTCTCTACTTTACTCACACATCAAAGCGGGGATGAAAAAGAAGTTCACAatcttttttaattatattttttcctCTTTCAATTTTCTTTCTTATCTCCTACTTTTTCCTTTCCCCCCAAAATAAATATAAAAGggagaaaaaacaaaaaaggttggAAGGTGTCGATTATGGTAGGACTGATTATGAATAGACAAATAGGTGTTATATGGGTGCCTAATTagtccctttgtttcaatttagtCTGTTCTAAAAATAATGTCAAACTTTCTATAGTTAACTCTATCAATTTACAACCACACAAGCACGATGTCATATAAAATAAGGAGGGAGGGAGTATATTATTAGGACACTAATTCCTCTGGTTCTAAATAAATAGTGTTtgactttttattttgtttcaacaTAAGTGGTGGTGCAGTATGATTTCAAAAAGAAATTAATATTATTCTTCCAATATTTCTCTTATTTAcaagtaaataatttttttttaaaatatttaattagaGATAAGTTAATAAAAACACTCCTAATATTTCATGAGTGAGCACTTTTAAGCTAAAAATATCACTTATTATGTAAGTGTGAAGAGCATACCTTTGAATCTTTGATGTTTGACTGAGTCAACTTTAGGTCAAATAAACGAGTCAAATATTTTCTCAATAAGATGGTGGGCATAGCACGAGATTCGATTTTTGTAGACATTTTGCTTGATGAAGTTGAAGATTAACTCAACATGGGATAGTTATTCGTTTGAAAGAGACATTAAACGGGTAATTAGAGTTACGAATTGTGCTTCACACAGATTAAGAGAAGTTAAAGAAGGGTGTGTCGGCGCAAATTTGAGAAGTGGCAGTAACTATAAGGTTTTGGATTTTGTAAGGTTAAAGGAGTAATGGTCAAAAATGTCCTTTTAAGTGTACGAAATTCCTCAAATTTGCCCTTCATTAATAGTTTGGGTTTGGACAATTTTTACCCTTTTCAGATAATTATATAAGGCACGAATCACATCTACAAACAAAATAAAAGACTAAAATTAGCTACTATCCATCGCTAATTTGCTCGTAGTCAACAAATTTGTGTGATAATCTGCTAATCCGTTGATAATTAGTGTTAGCTATCGATTTTATTGTTTAACTACAGAATTTGTTCGTGATTGATTCCTTTTTCTTAGCAGTTATAGTGAATGCAACTTAATTTATAAGTCATTATTACGGATTGTTATTTTCCGATTTATGTATGTGCTTTATAAGTCGCACTAAAATGTGATTATAAGTCTTTTTTTGTGTTTGGTACCCGTATTGGAGTCTGACTATATCTGAATTCCCACCAGTAAGTCCCACATTATGGAAAAGTGCTTCCTAACTAAGGTGACTCCATACCATGGAGACTCGAATCCGAAATTTCTGGTTAAGGATGTAGAAGAGTACTTGTCACTCCACCACAATTCATAGGGGTAAGTCACTCTTGCAGTCTCGCTAAATGCAATTTACAAGTGCATTTGGTAAATGCAATTTTTTGGGGGAATTTTACTTGGGGTAGAAACAtataagttgtcacaccccgaaccatggtctgAGCGTAACACGGTGCCTTGttgcatgtgatcgagcgaatcacatggcttTTATGTAGAAAACTTGAGAAAAAAATATTGATCAACAGGAGAATTCCGAAAagagataaaaggaaaaggagtgacatagaaatttctatatacaaattattccattttcttcaatttcaccgtAGCTTTTGGTTTGATTACATAAATCATTGAACCTGTCCGAAATTTCTCCctcgattttggtcaaagtacccaAAATTAGTTGACTAGATTGGGTACGAATCCCACACCCACACTCATATCTtatcgacacgggtgcggcaccgaaagtgaagagtccgagcaacatacaTCATGGCCGACCAATGTGAATGGAAAAGTTAGAATAAAACTAGTTGTTGCATGTGAACTAAAATACAAGTATGTACTTCTAAAGTCTTGATTATGACAAACaagtcaacaacaacaaatatTTTTTCTACACTCTTTTTGAGACGCTTACTCTTTGGAAAACGTGTTAGTTAAAATGTTCAACTTTCTCCCAAATTTTTTTGTCTCTGCTTTACTCACACATTAAAAGTGGTAATGAAAAAGAAATTCACAttcttttttaattatatttttcctctcttcaattttctttcTTATCTCCTACTTTTTCCTTTCCCCCCAAATAAATATGaaaggaagaaaaaagaaaaaagtaggAAGGTGTTAGATTATGGTAGGGTTGATTATGAATAGACAATTAGGTGTTATATGGGTGTCAAAGtattatattattttgacactaTAAAGAATAATAATGTCACATAGCTTCTTGAAAATCGATTTCGATTCTTCACATTGTATACAAGTAAGGAGCATACCTTTGATGTTTTACTGAGTTGTTGACTGAGCATACCTCcaacacacctcatcttcacATCGATGCCCATGGTCCCCATCCCAGCACCCCTACCCCCACTCCACCTACCGTAGTATTTTCTTGGAAAATGTAGTTTAGCAAAAGAGGATAATTTTATTTTGTCAAGAGTTACATGTATTTATGCAAATGAAGAGGGTCtatcaaagaaaagaaaatattctACATATCACCTATGATTCCTACAGATCTCTCATATGATTTAGCTAGTTATATAAGGTAATATAATATATTTACAATCATATAATATATTTAAAATCTTCCAACAATATTTTGCAACACTCTCCCTCAAGCTGGAGCATTTATATTGATCATGCCCAGCTTGTTACACAAACAACTAACTCGAGCACCATTCGATGCCTTTGTGCACAAATCAGCTAGTTGCTCCCCGGTCTTCACATAGTTTGTGGAAATCAAGTTTTCTTGAATCTTTGCACTGATAAAATGACAGTCCACCTCGATGTGCTTAGTTCTTTCACGATACACTGGATTCGAGGCGATATGAAGGGCAGCTTGATTATCACACCAAAGTTTTGCTGGTGTAGGATACTTCAACCCAACTTCACTTAAAAGGTGATGTATCCATATAATCTTACATGTGGATTGTGCCATAACTCTATACTCAGATTCTGCACTGGACCGGGATACAACATTATGTTTCTTAATTCTCCATGATACCAAATTTCCACCCACAAAGACACAATAGCCAGTAGTAGACCTTCTATCAATCTTAGATCTAGCCCAATCAGCATCTGCAAAACATTCAATACGAGTATGTCCATTGTTGCTATATACTATGCCAAGTCCAGGGGCTCCTTTTAAGTAGCATAAAATTTGCTCCAAAGCTGCCCAATGTTTGACTGTATATGCAGACATGAACTGGCTAACAACACTTACTGCAAAAGCAATATCCGAACGAGTTACAGTAAGATAGTTTAATTTCCCAACTAATCTCTTGTATCTCTCTAGATCATCAAATGGATCACTGTCATCTTTTGTTAGCTGCATATTAGGAACCATTGGAGCAGTACAGGGCTTGGTTGCCGACTTTCCAATTTCCTCAAGCAGGTCAAGGATGTACTTCTTTTGAGATAGAAATATTCCCTTCTTGCTCCTACTTACTTCTATTCCCAAGAAGTATTTCAGTTGCCCCAAGTCTTTCGTGTGAAACCTCGAATGCAAGAATGATTTGAGAGAAGTTATTCCTACATAATCACTCATAGTGATGACAATGtcatcaatatatacaacaagaagGATAATGTCAACTGTTGATTGTCTGTAGAAGACTGAATGATCACATTTGCTCTTTGTAAGCCCAAACTCCTGAACTTTCTCACTAAATTTCCCAAACCAAGCACGAGGACTCTGTTTCaaactagggctgggcataaataccgaaaaccaaaaaaccgaaccgaaacttcaacaaaccgaaccgaaccgaactagtttggttcggtgtttggtgtccaccatAAAAGAATCGAaatcgaaatagccgaaccgaagtttgataaaaccgaaccgaaaaaccgaacgcgcaccgaaatttaatacattgcccaaaaaaaaaatagtccaggcccattaagtttaaaacaaaaaaaaacaattgtaataagtcctctttgccatttgtatccctaattttccacttcaattgagaaaatcaaatatccttaacaaagaaaggtaactaggatgtgtctttaagATTAATGTAtatcctttatgtgttttcttaattattcttacgatatgtatataacacctagtaatcctatatcatgattatagttttctgttcttgtgtatcctgtttgtttgattttgattttaatttatcagttttatgttttattgcttttgagaatatgaattagtgtcaatggaatcgcttctaatattatatcaaaaaaaccgaattgaaaaaatcgaaaccga carries:
- the LOC132636808 gene encoding uncharacterized protein LOC132636808 isoform X4 → MDSEMMKAVPGTDFETFLSDLMEERSEDESMLDMMKQNDLDALALKSVSFLSSSHDDMHSLEKWAYLLSRLLKVDDDLCTWRNLSTSTQSAIKSFLLNPINNFEESQFISKVHRYTIYRLAASLLPDNSWPELLPFLPSAKTLHSLFRNTLNDDTVDLNVRIVAMKAVIRFIQRMSSSNEKERFEDLLPGMMKTLTDAYLSKGEEDQVADEQPLALFIELAKNEPRFFRRQLVDVVATMFDIAEDKGLKEETTNLAVEFLMTLVEAKNRAPGMIKRVPLFISRCFAMLLKLLLYIKDDPAWHSALDASDDTGATSYYSKGKKCLDRFSLALGGKSIAHVAIEQLSAYSAAPEWEKRHAALIALGQIAEGCSKVMIKNLDQVMAMVLNCFQDPHPRVKCAACYAVCRLLVDFSPHLQEKYHNQVLLALAAAMDDFHPRVQAHAAAALCHFRVPGKPETLIHRLDGLVNKLLVHLKNGKQIVQQEALKALAFISGSVEGHFRTCYDAVMPHLKTLLRNADFQSNLIVLSCAMECISCVVMAVGKEKFRDDEKQVMEMLMSLQAKVDDPTTTKYLLHACCRICECMGKDFLPYMNVVMPFLLQCAQLNTISMEQYNENYKVDANSKETLEMKAKACRLLCWYAETLKENFYPWISQAVSILVPLQKFYTHRLVRESAVEGLHFLLCSAKLAVEKGVAQEESESYFTKLSNHIILALVEALHKEFETEMCVVMLRELNGCLQICESLLTEGQARSIVDEIKHVITDSSSRKQELKEREKMEDFDAEEAELLTGESEQEEKVFENARYILRTLIRTFKSSFLPFLDVLSSYLLPMPRRKQLLREAHLFVSLIILWRSALKQL
- the LOC132636808 gene encoding uncharacterized protein LOC132636808 isoform X3, which codes for MDSEMMKAVPGTDFETFLSDLMEERSEDESMLDMMKQNDLDALALKSVSFLSSSHDDMHSLEKWAYLLSRLLKVDDDLCTWRNLSTSTQSAIKSFLLNPINNFEESQFISKVHRYTIYRLAASLLPDNSWPELLPFLPSAKTLHSLFRNTLNDDTVDLNVRIVAMKAVIRFIQRMSSSNEKERFEDLLPGMMKTLTDAYLSKGEEDQVADEQPLALFIELAKNEPRFFRRQLVDVVATMFDIAEDKGLKEETTNLAVEFLMTLVEAKNRAPGMIKRVPLFISRCFAMLLKLLLYIKDDPAWHSALDASDDTGATSYYSKGKKCLDRFSLALGGKSIAHVAIEQLSAYSAAPEWEKRHAALIALGQIAEGCSKVMIKNLDQVMAMVLNCFQDPHPRVKCAACYAVCRLLVDFSPHLQEKYHNQVLLALAAAMDDFHPRVQAHAAAALCHFRVPGKPETLIHRLDGLVNKLLVHLKNGKQIVQQEALKALAFISGSVEGHFRTCYDAVMPHLKTLLRNADFQSNLIVLSCAMECISCVVMAVGKEKFRDDEKQVMEMLMSLQAKVDDPTTTKYLLHACCRICECMGKDFLPYMNVVMPFLLQCAQLNTISMEQYNENYKVDANSKETLEMKAKACRLLCWYAETLKENFYPWISQAVSILVPLQKFYTHRLVRESAVEGLHFLLCSAKLAVEKGVAQEESESYFTKLSNHIILALVEALHKEFETEMCVVMLRELNGCLQICESLLTEGQARSIVDEIKHVITDSSSRKQELKEREKMEDFDAEEAELLTGESEQEEKVFENAKEKTTTERSSSICIFDNLMEECPEAALKYYDSGLPLILDASNDEDPDVRQAALYGLGLWAEHGRSSFKPFVGAALSRINVVIMHLRAREHENERAYDNAVSALGKICQFHWESFDSAEAIPAWLNCLPIKADLEEAKDVHKQLCSMIERFLTRRSYRELLGPNYQYLPKVVSVFIEVLCAGEVLATEDTAKRMTNLLRHFQHTLPPATWESAQSLLLPQQEMKLESIVSPED
- the LOC132636808 gene encoding uncharacterized protein LOC132636808 isoform X1, whose translation is MDSEMMKAVPGTDFETFLSDLMEERSEDESMLDMMKQNDLDALALKSVSFLSSSHDDMHSLEKWAYLLSRLLKVDDDLCTWRNLSTSTQSAIKSFLLNPINNFEESQFISKVHRYTIYRLAASLLPDNSWPELLPFLPSAKTLHSLFRNTLNDDTVDLNVRIVAMKAVIRFIQRMSSSNEKERFEDLLPGMMKTLTDAYLSKGEEDQVADEQPLALFIELAKNEPRFFRRQLVDVVATMFDIAEDKGLKEETTNLAVEFLMTLVEAKNRAPGMIKRVPLFISRCFAMLLKLLLYIKDDPAWHSALDASDDTGATSYYSKGKKCLDRFSLALGGKSIAHVAIEQLSAYSAAPEWEKRHAALIALGQIAEGCSKVMIKNLDQVMAMVLNCFQDPHPRVKCAACYAVCRLLVDFSPHLQEKYHNQVLLALAAAMDDFHPRVQAHAAAALCHFRVPGKPETLIHRLDGLVNKLLVHLKNGKQIVQQEALKALAFISGSVEGHFRTCYDAVMPHLKTLLRNADFQSNLIVLSCAMECISCVVMAVGKEKFRDDEKQVMEMLMSLQAKVDDPTTTKYLLHACCRICECMGKDFLPYMNVVMPFLLQCAQLNTISMEQYNENYKVDANSKETLEMKAKACRLLCWYAETLKENFYPWISQAVSILVPLQKFYTHRLVRESAVEGLHFLLCSAKLAVEKGVAQEESESYFTKLSNHIILALVEALHKEFETEMCVVMLRELNGCLQICESLLTEGQARSIVDEIKHVITDSSSRKQELKEREKMEDFDAEEAELLTGESEQEEKVFENARYILRTLIRTFKSSFLPFLDVLSSYLLPMWAKEKTTTERSSSICIFDNLMEECPEAALKYYDSGLPLILDASNDEDPDVRQAALYGLGLWAEHGRSSFKPFVGAALSRINVVIMHLRAREHENERAYDNAVSALGKICQFHWESFDSAEAIPAWLNCLPIKADLEEAKDVHKQLCSMIERFLTRRSYRELLGPNYQYLPKVVSVFIEVLCAGEVLATEDTAKRMTNLLRHFQHTLPPATWESAQSLLLPQQEMKLESIVSPED
- the LOC132636808 gene encoding uncharacterized protein LOC132636808 isoform X2; amino-acid sequence: MDSEMMKAVPGTDFETFLSDLMEERSEDESMLDMMKQNDLDALALKSVSFLSSSHDDMHSLEKWAYLLSRLLKVDDDLCTWRNLSTSTQSAIKSFLLNPINNFEESQFISKVHRYTIYRLAASLLPDNSWPELLPFLPSAKTLHSLFRNTLNDDTVDLNVRIVAMKAVIRFIQRMSSSNEKERFEDLLPGMMKTLTDAYLSKGEEDQVADEQPLALFIELAKNEPRFFRRQLVDVVATMFDIAEDKGLKEETTNLAVEFLMTLVEAKNRAPGMIKRVPLFISRCFAMLLKLLLYIKDDPAWHSALDASDDTGATSYYSKGKKCLDRFSLALGGKSIAHVAIEQLSAYSAAPEWEKRHAALIALGQIAEGCSKVMIKNLDQVMAMVLNCFQDPHPRVKCAACYAVCRLLVDFSPHLQEKYHNQVLLALAAAMDDFHPRVQAHAAAALCHFRVPGKPETLIHRLDGLVNKLLVHLKNGKQIVQQEALKALAFISGSVEGHFRTCYDAVMPHLKTLLRNADFQSNLIVLSCAMECISCVVMAVGKEKFRDDEKQVMEMLMSLQAKVDDPTTTKYLLHACCRICECMGKDFLPYMNVVMPFLLQCAQLNTISMEQYNENYKVDANSKETLEMKAKACRLLCWYAETLKENFYPWISQAVSILVPLQKFYTHRLVRESAVEGLHFLLCSAKLAVEKGVAQEESESYFTKLSNHIILALVEALHKEFETEMCVVMLRELNGCLQICESLLTEGQARSIVDEIKHVITDSSSRKQELKEREKMEDFDAEEAELLTGESEQEEKVFENARYILRTLIRTFKSSFLPFLDVLSSYLLPMWAKEKTTTERSSSICIFDNLMEECPEAALKYYDSGLPLILDASNDEDPDVRQAALYGLGLWAEHGRSSFKPFVGAALSRINVVIMHLRAREHENERAYDNAVSALGKICQFHWESFDSAEAIPAWLNCLPIKADLEEAKDVHKQLCSMIERSYRELLGPNYQYLPKVVSVFIEVLCAGEVLATEDTAKRMTNLLRHFQHTLPPATWESAQSLLLPQQEMKLESIVSPED